GTATGAGGGTTTTCCCCTTGGAAACTGAGCATAACACCAGCAAGGGAGAGGTCGACGATTTTGCAAGGATAGGCCACACCTTTATCAATAAGGTTCGCATCAAGGGCAACAGGTACACGCACATGATCATCTTTAACGGTAGAGGTGCCCACGATACTGAGGATACGTGCACGCAATGTTTCCATATCCTGTGTTAGCATTTGGGAAATTGACGACAGTGCCATGGAGGATTGTAAGTTTTCCTCAGCCTGTTCACGAATGAAGCCCATTTGGTCTGCCACATTGGTTGACTTTGTGACCGCTTCGCCCATGCGGCTGGAAATCTCGTTAGAGGAAGATAACTGTTCTTGTACAGCACCAGAAATTTCTGTGGCCTGCTCTGCCATCAATGTGATGGAACCTTCAATATCATTGATGTTTTTCGTTGTGGCGGAAGCTTCTTGTGAAATATCGGCTGAGTGGCTGGAGACTTGTGTGATGCTGTTTTCCGTTTGTCCTGCCAGACCTTTAACTTCTTGGGCCACAACGGCAAAGCCCTTACCGTAAGACCCTGCACGCGCAGCCTCAATCGTTGCGTTAAGGGACAGCATTTTGGTTTGTGCTGCAATGTCTTTAATCAGGGTGACAACGCCAGAAATTTGATCCGTCGCATCATTAAGACGGGTCACGGCGCTGGAGGCTTCTTGGCTTAGGTTAAAGACAGCTTGGGTTGCTTGTGAGGTCTCATTTACTTGCATGCCAATGTTGCTGCTTAATTCTTTTAAGTTTTCACTCAATCCCGCAATGGTTTGCACGTCTTGGGAAAACTGGGTTGTGAGGTCTGCCATGTCATTTACAATGGTTTGCAGACCTGTTGAGCGTTTGGCAACCTGTTTAGAAATCTGGTTGAATTTTGCGGATTTATGAGCCACTTCACCAATGGTGTTGGTGGCTTCACGCTCCAACATGTCTGAAAGAGTCAGGATTTCAGATTTAATCAGGTTGGATGAACCGATTTCCACATAGGCAGAAAGAGATAATTCGATATCATAAAACATAGCCTTGAGGAACACGTCGATATATTGACCACGCTTGGCGACATTTTTCTCCAAACGGCGCAATTCATTTAATGTTGCGGTCAACAGGAAATGATAACCACCAAGATACCAATCCGGTTTAAGGCCAATTTTGTCATGGGCACGCCCAATGGCGATGGTTTCTTGG
The genomic region above belongs to Candidatus Terasakiella magnetica and contains:
- a CDS encoding protoglobin domain-containing protein codes for the protein MSEPTQGISVESQFFEWDSTEKSLLMELGSVLTPALPVIFNKFYDYVDTIEHLREKVAHAGGPERLKQAQAAHWKNLFNKIDSEEFRQETIAIGRAHDKIGLKPDWYLGGYHFLLTATLNELRRLEKNVAKRGQYIDVFLKAMFYDIELSLSAYVEIGSSNLIKSEILTLSDMLEREATNTIGEVAHKSAKFNQISKQVAKRSTGLQTIVNDMADLTTQFSQDVQTIAGLSENLKELSSNIGMQVNETSQATQAVFNLSQEASSAVTRLNDATDQISGVVTLIKDIAAQTKMLSLNATIEAARAGSYGKGFAVVAQEVKGLAGQTENSITQVSSHSADISQEASATTKNINDIEGSITLMAEQATEISGAVQEQLSSSNEISSRMGEAVTKSTNVADQMGFIREQAEENLQSSMALSSISQMLTQDMETLRARILSIVGTSTVKDDHVRVPVALDANLIDKGVAYPCKIVDLSLAGVMLSFQGENPHTDVAMGSACELEFDLLGRAKCRTLMPSDNLLHVQFVDLLGTETTILREYAEEVMAKDFRIGAICQEAAGQVQHKFNECLQNGDIDIDDLMDENYEPIEGSNPRQFMTNFVKFTDRILPAIQEKVMNENDEILLCCATDRNGFIATHNKIYSHPQRPDDPDWNMANCRNRRIFDDKAGLLAAHNKEAMFTQTYERNMGAGNIVYLKEVDCPIFVEDEFCTEHWGNLRIGYKA